One window of Bactrocera tryoni isolate S06 chromosome 2, CSIRO_BtryS06_freeze2, whole genome shotgun sequence genomic DNA carries:
- the LOC120768953 gene encoding GATOR complex protein MIOS codes for MMSGTIHGLSWFPQFPDKFVTWGQEIKLYERTQHDDNRRSALPNISANFLATETRYQYARCVQPSYHKNRPIIAVGLGDGKVGICDFHETVDNSWEFTPRQQRMCLCLAWNELDHNVLAIGHDRHRSDSCITIWDIERGVPKDSVSFFGHSESAHSMCWDKNHRVLIAGVSQKQIKLFDLKQGNTTCQSIQTKMVHGLAVAPNGNYLCSYLDSVITLWDLRVLDHPLKIIQSGKNHLQLSWCPTRNSLLTSLQRESPFITLYDIRSVDAESSREVYHVKRQLQPFQAKYYTSNKPPLLTSLSWHNTDYERALLLSEQGNILEIRLPLSLLTTYSNHKKLPLLPQRPLAIANSPIRQNSSQSTSSLTSTSILNSALNFEILDHSLSKEDLVEETYQRALADYGLKTDMHVDSLPLTPYLKSVWLTLGNLYREERLTGLKSVLGINLGHTSEALMASSRIESHVLQWPDFINSNNLVCYRSEQRDIALKLCGWVFEQDLERFVNGLCDNKEFSRAAMICVFHLKIVFACDILSKAADLSRNSKDPHDASMFRIAAIALSSFNADRCNSTWRNQRSNANKQIQDAHLRAIFSFLTTENDNFDAVLTEDGISLADRVAFACKYLSESKLSDYVKQLIQKSIENGDLNGLLLTGESLDGINILQAYLDATSDVQTVALIAVNYFHREHFTDNRIQYWISSYLDDLNSWGLWEKRAELDIKIENLRTGKRATRSVYLSCNFCGKSVSNALQEDARMRSATSNVNKLSSCPSCRKPLPRCSLCLLHMGTTLNITLPSDSTHESLGWQSKPFSKWFSWCQTCRHGGHTEHMMQWFKQNSECPVSSCTCRCFDMDGTIPNDITDYS; via the exons ATGATGAGTGGCACAATACATGGATTAAGTTGGTTTCCACAATTTCCGGATAAGTTTGTGACCTGGGGACAAGAAATAAAACTCTATGAACGCACACAACACGACGATAATCGGAGAA GTGCGCTGCCAAACATTTCGGCCAATTTTTTGGCCACCGAAACACGCTATCAATATGCACGTTGTGTGCAGCCCTCATACCACAAGAATCGGCCAATTATTGCTGTTGGCTTGGGTGACGGGAAAGTAGGCATATGTGATTTTCATGAGACTGTCGACAACAGCTGGGAGTTCA cACCGCGCCAGCAACGCATGTGCCTTTGTCTAGCTTGGAACGAGTTGGATCATAATGTATTGGCCATTGGGCATGATCGCCATCGTTCGGACTCGTGCATCACAATTTGGGACATTGAACGTGGTGTGCCCAAGGATTCTG TTAGCTTCTTTGGGCACTCCGAATCTGCACATTCAATGTGTTGGGACAAGAATCATCGTGTATTAATCGCCGGTGTAAGTCAGAAGCAAATAAAGCTCTTCGATTTGAAGC AGGGCAATACAACCTGTCAGTCCATACAAACGAAAATGGTGCATGGACTTGCTGTGGCACCAAATGGCAATTATCTGTGCTCCTATTTAGACTCTGTCATTACACTATGGGACTTACGTGTGCTCGATCATCCACTGAAGATCATACAATCAGGCAAAAATCATTTACAACTCAGCTGGTGTCCAACACG CAACAGCTTACTTACCTCTCTGCAGCGCGAGTCGCCTTTCATTACGCTCTATGATATACGCAGTGTTGATGCGGAGAGTAGTCGTGAGGTGTACCATGTCAAGCGCCAATTGCAGCCATTCCAAGCCAAATACTATACCTCCAATAAACCACCATTGCTAACCTCACTTTCTTGGCACAATACGGATTATGAACGCGCTTTGCTGTTGTCGGAGCAAG gCAACATTTTGGAAATCCGCCTACCGCTCTCCTTGCTCACCACCTATAGCAATCACAAGAAATTACCACTTCTGCCACAACGTCCATTAGCCATTGCAAATTCACCCATACGTCAAAATAGCAGTCAGAGTACTTCATCTCTTACCTCAACATCCATACTGAATTCGGCgcttaattttgaaattctcgATCATAGTTTATCCAAAGAAGATTTGGTTGAGGAAACCTATCAGCGTGCTTTGGCCGATTATGGCCTAAAAACCGATATGCATGTGGATAGTTTGCCTTTAACACCCTATCTGAAGAGCGTATGGCTGACACTCGGTAATTTATATAGAGAAGAACGTTTGACGGGGCTTAAAAGCGTATTGGGCATTAATTTGGGTCACACCTCGGAGGCGTTGATGGCCTCGTCACGCATTGAGTCGCATGTGCTACAATGGCCGGACTTtatcaattcaaataatttagtgTGCTATAg GAGCGAGCAACGTGACATTGCGCTCAAACTCTGTGGCTGGGTTTTCGAACAGGATCTGGAGCGTTTTGTCAATGGCCTCTGTGATAATAAA GAATTCAGTCGCGCTGCGATGATCTGCGTTTTCCATCTAAAAATCGTGTTCGCTTGTGATATACTCTCAAAAGCTGCCGATCTCTCACGCAATTCCAAGGATCCACACGATGCAAGCATGTTTCGCATAGCTGCGATTGCTTTGTCCAGCTTCAATGCGGATCGTTGCAATTCCACGTGGCGCAATCAACGCTCGAATGCGAACAAGCAAATACAGGATGCGCATTTGCGTGCGATATTCTCCTTTCTCACCACCGAAAACGATAATTTCGATGCCGTGTTG ACCGAAGACGGCATCTCACTCGCAGATCGCGTGGCCTTCGCTTGCAAATACTTGTCGGAGAGCAAACTTTCCGATTATGTAAAGCAGCTGATACAGAAATCTATTGAAAATGGTGACTTAAATGGTTTGCTGCTCACCGGCGAATCGCTGGATGGCATCAATATTTTACAAGCTTATTTGGATGCCACCTCAGATGTGCAAACTGTTGCGCTGATAGCGGTAAATTACTTTCATCGCGAACATTTCACCGATAATCGCATACAGTACTGGATTAGCAG CTATTTGGACGACTTAAACTCATGGGGCTTGTGGGAGAAACGCGCCGAATTggatataaaaattgaaaatttgcgcACCGGCAAACGCGCCACACGCAGCGTCTACCTCTCCTGCAACTTCTGCGGCAAATCCGTCTCGAACGCATTGCAGGAGGATGCGCGCATGCGCAGCGCTACATCGAATGTGAATAAG CTCTCCAGCTGCCCCAGCTGTCGTAAACCCCTGCCACGCTGCTCTCTCTGCCTACTACACATGGGCACCACGCTCAATATTACGCTACCCAGCGATTCCACACATGAAAGCCTCGGCTGGCAATCAAAACCATTCTCCAAGTGGTTCTCTTGGTGTCAAACCTGCCGTCATGGTGGCCATACCGAGCACATGATGCAGTGGTTCAA ACAAAACTCCGAGTGCCCGGTGAGCTCCTGTACTTGTCGTTGCTTTGATATGGACGGCACCATACCCAATGACATAACCGACTATTCGTAG